One Heteronotia binoei isolate CCM8104 ecotype False Entrance Well chromosome 20, APGP_CSIRO_Hbin_v1, whole genome shotgun sequence DNA segment encodes these proteins:
- the GNG13 gene encoding guanine nucleotide-binding protein G(I)/G(S)/G(O) subunit gamma-13 — MDEWEAPQWKKEIESLKYQLAYKREMSSKTIPEFLKWIEDGIPNDPFLNPELMKSNPWVEKGKCILL, encoded by the exons ATGGACGAATGGGAAGCCCCCCAGTGGAAGAAGGAAATTGAAAGCCTTAAGTACCAGCTGGCTTACAAACGGGAAATGTCTTCCAAAACCATCCCTGA ATTCCTGAAGTGGATAGAAGACGGCATTCCAAACGACCCGTTCCTGAACCCAGAACTGATGAAGAGCAACCCCTGGGTGGAGAAAGGGAAATGCATCCTCCtctaa